In the Longimicrobiaceae bacterium genome, one interval contains:
- a CDS encoding YetF domain-containing protein, with product MDRVTFFFGGWEPVARVLVVGTLAYAALVLLLRVSGKRTLARMNAFDFLVTVALGASFGRVLTARSVALVEAFAAFALLVSLQYGMTWIQVRSPRFARAVTSPPTLLYFRGRFLRDAMLRERVTEDELRTAVREHGAGSFDQVEAVVLESDGRFAVIMAKKAGDGSALESIGTEG from the coding sequence ATGGACCGCGTCACCTTCTTCTTCGGCGGGTGGGAGCCGGTCGCCCGCGTCCTGGTGGTCGGCACGCTCGCGTACGCCGCGCTGGTCCTGCTCCTGCGCGTCTCGGGCAAGCGCACGCTGGCGCGGATGAACGCCTTCGACTTCCTCGTGACCGTGGCCCTGGGGGCTTCGTTCGGCCGCGTACTGACCGCCCGGAGCGTGGCGCTGGTGGAGGCCTTCGCGGCGTTCGCCCTGCTCGTGTCGCTGCAGTACGGGATGACCTGGATCCAGGTGCGCTCTCCCCGGTTCGCTCGCGCGGTGACGTCGCCGCCCACGCTCCTCTACTTCCGTGGGCGCTTTCTGCGCGACGCCATGCTGCGCGAGCGCGTCACGGAGGACGAGCTGAGGACGGCGGTCCGGGAGCACGGGGCCGGCTCGTTCGACCAGGTGGAGGCCGTCGTCCTGGAGTCGGACGGGCGCTTCGCGGTGATCATGGCGAAGAAGGCGGGCGACGGCTCGGCGCTGGAGTCGATCGGCACGGAGGGGTGA